A single genomic interval of Rhodobacter sp. 24-YEA-8 harbors:
- a CDS encoding sugar ABC transporter ATP-binding protein produces MDTSPVVSFQRIGKSFPGVRALSNVSLSLNPGEIHAVIGENGAGKSTLMNILAGVLAPSEGTLMLDGKPLRLSSPLDARRRGIAVVFQELSLCRNLSVGENVMLPALAEIPSWQLIRRARAQGQSRAILARLGMDIDPATPLRDLSVAQMQLVEIARALARKVRVLVLDEPNSALSPHESEHLFNIMRQLRADGVAIVYISHHLSEVLALSDRISVMRDGELVESLTDLTGVEVPHLVAAMVGRDLGDAAPYGLTHPPRDTAPVLSLRDFRVPGEINGISLDLRPGEILGIGGLPGSGKDILAEAIFGLCPRSGTVTISGQSLPAQKPMAAIRTGIALIPADRRNGGALLSMSVAQNVVSSTLDHHSRIGVLLNALIGETAGQQIRAFDARVSGPGQVMGTLSGGNQQKIILSRGIVSEPKVLILHEPTRGIDVGAKAEIYAILKRLAEEGLAVLMISSELPELVLHANRVVMMAHGEVSRDFTGAEISEQNLMMAASVQPAHLSEVEGAA; encoded by the coding sequence ATGGACACGTCCCCCGTCGTCAGTTTTCAGCGGATCGGCAAATCTTTCCCCGGTGTGCGCGCGCTCTCGAATGTGTCGCTGTCGCTGAACCCGGGCGAGATCCATGCCGTCATCGGTGAGAATGGCGCGGGAAAATCGACGCTTATGAATATTCTCGCGGGCGTTCTGGCGCCAAGCGAGGGCACGCTTATGCTGGATGGCAAACCCCTGCGGCTGTCCTCGCCGCTGGACGCGCGGCGGCGCGGGATCGCCGTGGTGTTCCAGGAACTGTCTTTGTGCCGTAATCTCTCGGTCGGCGAGAATGTAATGCTGCCGGCGCTCGCAGAGATCCCGTCCTGGCAGCTGATCCGGCGGGCGCGCGCCCAAGGACAATCCCGTGCAATCCTCGCCCGGCTGGGGATGGATATCGACCCCGCGACACCTTTGCGCGATCTGTCAGTGGCCCAGATGCAACTGGTCGAGATCGCCCGCGCGCTGGCCCGCAAAGTGCGGGTCCTGGTGCTGGATGAGCCGAATTCGGCACTCTCGCCGCATGAATCCGAACATCTGTTCAATATCATGCGCCAGCTGCGCGCGGATGGTGTGGCGATTGTCTATATCTCGCATCACCTGAGCGAGGTTCTCGCACTTTCCGACCGGATCAGCGTCATGCGTGACGGCGAACTGGTCGAAAGCCTCACCGATCTGACCGGGGTCGAAGTGCCGCATCTTGTCGCCGCGATGGTCGGGCGCGATCTGGGGGATGCCGCGCCTTACGGGCTGACCCACCCACCGCGCGACACGGCACCTGTTCTGTCCCTGCGCGACTTCCGGGTACCGGGCGAGATCAACGGCATCTCGCTTGATCTGCGGCCCGGCGAGATCCTCGGGATCGGCGGTCTTCCCGGCAGCGGCAAGGATATCCTGGCCGAAGCGATTTTCGGCCTCTGCCCGCGTTCCGGCACGGTGACGATTTCCGGCCAGTCACTGCCGGCGCAGAAGCCGATGGCTGCCATTCGCACCGGTATCGCGCTGATCCCGGCGGATCGCCGCAATGGCGGCGCGCTTTTGTCGATGTCGGTCGCGCAGAATGTGGTCTCCTCGACGCTCGACCACCATTCCAGGATCGGCGTATTGCTGAATGCCCTGATCGGCGAAACCGCAGGTCAGCAGATCCGCGCCTTTGACGCCCGCGTATCCGGGCCGGGCCAGGTGATGGGCACGCTTTCGGGCGGCAACCAGCAAAAGATCATCCTCTCGCGCGGCATTGTGTCAGAGCCGAAGGTCCTGATCCTGCATGAGCCGACCCGCGGCATCGATGTCGGCGCGAAGGCTGAAATCTACGCGATCCTCAAGCGCCTCGCCGAAGAGGGGCTCGCGGTTCTGATGATCTCATCGGAACTGCCGGAGCTGGTGCTGCACGCGAACCGGGTGGTGATGATGGCGCATGGCGAGGTCTCGCGCGATTTCACCGGAGCAGAGATTTCCGAGCAAAATCTGATGATGGCGGCAAGTGTGCAGCCCGCGCATCTGTCCGAAGTGGAGGGGGCAGCATGA
- a CDS encoding ribokinase, translating to MKKPVITVVGSFAVGMTIRTPTLPIFGQTILGSDFDMGPGGKGSNQAVATARLGADSALVACVGNDALAKIATDMYRAEGVNARHVTELPDRATGVGFIILNTEGNNFIILDMGANNAMDAAQVDKSADRLAMSDVVMTVLEIPDAAASRAMELGKASGARTVLNPAPARALHPSIFKHVDVLIPNESELRILLGLKPDDPTPSRDLAIRLRRLGVGTVVVTLGREGVLILSDEHDLHIRAPEVAVVDTTGAGDAFCSGFAVALAEGKSIPDAARYGTLCGSWACTKLGVVPSLGRRHEIETFARELQ from the coding sequence ATGAAGAAACCGGTTATTACCGTTGTCGGCAGTTTTGCGGTTGGGATGACGATCAGAACCCCCACCCTGCCGATTTTTGGCCAGACAATTCTGGGGTCTGATTTTGATATGGGGCCTGGGGGCAAAGGGTCGAACCAGGCGGTCGCCACCGCGCGGCTTGGGGCGGATTCCGCGCTGGTCGCCTGTGTGGGAAATGACGCACTGGCCAAGATCGCCACCGATATGTACCGCGCCGAAGGGGTGAACGCCCGCCATGTGACCGAGTTGCCGGACCGCGCAACCGGGGTGGGGTTCATCATCCTCAACACCGAGGGCAACAATTTCATCATCCTCGATATGGGCGCGAATAATGCGATGGATGCCGCCCAGGTCGATAAATCCGCCGACCGGCTGGCCATGTCGGATGTGGTGATGACCGTGCTGGAAATCCCCGATGCCGCCGCCTCGCGCGCGATGGAACTGGGCAAAGCCTCGGGGGCGCGGACGGTGCTGAACCCGGCCCCGGCCCGTGCGCTGCACCCGTCGATCTTCAAACATGTCGATGTGCTGATCCCGAATGAAAGCGAGCTGCGGATTCTGCTGGGCCTGAAACCTGACGACCCGACCCCTTCGCGCGACCTTGCGATCCGTCTGCGCCGTCTGGGCGTTGGCACCGTGGTGGTGACGCTTGGCCGCGAGGGCGTTCTGATCCTCTCGGACGAGCATGACCTGCATATCCGCGCCCCCGAGGTCGCCGTGGTCGATACCACGGGCGCGGGCGATGCGTTCTGTTCGGGCTTTGCCGTGGCGCTGGCCGAGGGGAAATCCATCCCCGATGCCGCGCGCTATGGCACGCTTTGCGGCTCCTGGGCCTGCACGAAACTCGGCGTGGTGCCATCCCTTGGGCGGCGCCATGAAATCGAAACCTTTGCCAGGGAACTCCAATGA
- the rbsD gene encoding D-ribose pyranase, producing MKRGRILNAELNHAIASMGHGDLMIVCDAGFPIPDTTWRVDLAIEKDLPDLGQILSLIASDFVAEKVGYADNLPTNNPVLLDKVKTLFPDADHEMTTHANILGAMAAQAKVIVRTGAFDPWGNILLWSGVDVPKWFDKPGVIAPPEYARKLKA from the coding sequence ATGAAACGCGGTCGTATCCTCAATGCCGAACTGAACCACGCCATTGCCTCGATGGGGCATGGCGATCTGATGATCGTCTGTGATGCAGGCTTTCCGATCCCAGATACCACCTGGCGGGTCGATCTCGCGATTGAGAAAGACCTGCCAGACCTCGGACAGATTCTGTCGCTGATCGCCTCGGATTTCGTGGCGGAAAAAGTGGGCTATGCCGACAATCTGCCGACCAATAACCCGGTGCTGCTGGACAAGGTGAAGACCCTTTTCCCGGATGCCGATCACGAGATGACCACCCATGCCAATATCCTGGGTGCTATGGCGGCACAGGCCAAAGTGATCGTGCGCACCGGCGCTTTTGACCCCTGGGGCAATATTCTCTTGTGGTCGGGCGTAGATGTGCCGAAATGGTTCGACAAGCCGGGCGTGATCGCACCGCCGGAATATGCGCGGAAGCTGAAAGCCTGA
- a CDS encoding 3-methyl-2-oxobutanoate hydroxymethyltransferase, producing the protein MPKIFDWAAQPAERMVTVGSLRAGKGTPARHAQVTADTAEEAAAAEAAGIEMVVCRAANVTTVRRGSKRVFVTAALGFAEAITEDEILRTAFRALTDGADAVITARRLSIVSLLAAEDIPVMGHLGFVPRKSTWTGRTRGVGREPGEAEELWHRFRRLEEAGAFAVEAELVAAPLLAAITRKSGLVTVSLGSGPGGDVAFLFTSDIIGDSPRLPRHARSWGDVASLRQQIVTERQRALTAFRSEVAGGSYPAPGELIHPESDPELDVLLDRLSNAR; encoded by the coding sequence ATGCCGAAGATCTTTGACTGGGCCGCGCAACCGGCCGAGCGCATGGTAACGGTCGGCTCGCTCCGGGCGGGGAAAGGCACCCCCGCCCGCCACGCCCAGGTCACCGCCGATACCGCCGAAGAGGCCGCAGCCGCCGAGGCCGCCGGGATCGAGATGGTCGTCTGCCGTGCCGCCAATGTGACAACGGTACGGCGCGGATCGAAGCGGGTCTTTGTGACGGCGGCGCTTGGCTTCGCCGAAGCGATTACCGAAGATGAGATCCTGCGCACCGCCTTTCGCGCGCTGACCGATGGTGCCGATGCGGTGATCACCGCGCGGCGTCTTTCCATCGTCAGCCTGCTGGCGGCCGAAGATATCCCCGTCATGGGCCATCTGGGCTTTGTGCCACGCAAAAGCACCTGGACCGGCCGCACCCGTGGCGTCGGGCGCGAGCCTGGCGAGGCAGAGGAGCTCTGGCATCGCTTCCGTCGTCTCGAAGAGGCCGGTGCCTTCGCGGTCGAGGCCGAGCTGGTCGCAGCACCTTTGCTCGCGGCGATCACCCGCAAATCGGGACTGGTCACCGTCTCGCTTGGCTCTGGCCCGGGCGGTGATGTCGCGTTCCTGTTTACCTCGGATATCATCGGCGACAGCCCGCGCCTGCCACGCCATGCCCGGTCATGGGGGGATGTGGCCAGCCTGCGCCAGCAGATCGTCACCGAACGGCAAAGGGCGCTGACCGCCTTTCGCAGCGAGGTCGCCGGCGGCAGCTACCCGGCGCCTGGTGAACTGATCCACCCCGAGAGCGACCCGGAGCTCGACGTGCTGCTCGACCGGCTCAGCAACGCACGCTGA
- a CDS encoding LysR family transcriptional regulator, translating to MDNRAGEMQVFLRVVESGSFSEAARQLFMTPSTVSKLVGRIETRLGVRLLERSTRRLSLTGEGQVYYERSLNLLAEMDAIEADLRQGAASITGKVRVSASVGLGVVAIQPLLPEFWQAYPNITLDLSISDEVVDLYLDRTDVAFRVGRLASSGLTAIRLGHAARKIVASPDYLRRRGVPQSGADLADHACLGLNFRRSSPVWQLKEGARIIDNRVNGPLLANNGETVRQMALAGMGLARMGEFHIRKDLARGTLVEVLAGAVDGDNEDVHAVFPGGDHMPRRVRAFLDFMTPRLRAFLEQAPGYRSS from the coding sequence ATGGACAACCGCGCAGGCGAGATGCAGGTGTTTTTGCGGGTGGTTGAATCCGGCAGTTTCTCCGAGGCGGCCCGGCAGTTGTTCATGACCCCTTCCACGGTCTCGAAACTGGTCGGGCGGATCGAGACGCGGCTTGGCGTGCGGCTGCTTGAACGCTCGACCCGGCGGCTTTCGCTCACCGGCGAGGGGCAGGTCTATTATGAACGCAGCCTGAACCTGCTGGCGGAGATGGACGCGATCGAGGCCGATCTGCGCCAGGGCGCGGCCAGCATCACCGGCAAAGTACGGGTCTCGGCCTCGGTCGGGCTGGGGGTGGTGGCGATACAGCCATTGCTGCCGGAGTTCTGGCAGGCATATCCGAATATCACCCTGGATCTTTCGATCTCGGATGAGGTCGTGGATCTTTATCTCGACCGCACGGATGTGGCGTTTCGGGTGGGGCGGCTGGCAAGCTCGGGTCTGACCGCGATCCGTCTGGGCCATGCGGCGCGCAAAATCGTGGCCTCGCCCGACTATCTGCGCCGGCGCGGTGTGCCGCAAAGCGGTGCCGACCTGGCGGATCATGCCTGCCTTGGCCTTAATTTCCGCCGTTCATCGCCTGTCTGGCAGCTGAAGGAGGGCGCGCGGATCATCGACAACCGCGTGAATGGCCCGCTTCTGGCAAATAATGGCGAGACGGTGCGTCAGATGGCGCTGGCCGGAATGGGCCTTGCGCGGATGGGGGAGTTTCATATCCGCAAGGATCTCGCGCGCGGCACCCTGGTCGAGGTGCTTGCCGGGGCCGTCGACGGTGACAATGAAGATGTGCATGCCGTCTTCCCGGGCGGCGATCACATGCCGCGCCGTGTCCGCGCGTTTCTCGATTTCATGACGCCCCGCCTGCGCGCGTTTCTGGAACAGGCGCCGGGTTATCGCAGCAGCTGA
- a CDS encoding aldo/keto reductase produces the protein MQFVKTHGAVIPALGFGVFRMSDPEVQAIIPAAIAAGFRHFDTAQIYENEASLGQALKTSGLPRSELFLTTKVCVANYTADHFAASVDESLDKLGVDQVDLLLAHWPGDQVPVAQQIDWLNEALAAGKTRHIGVSNYNRSQLRRATEASAAPIVTNQIEIHPWLDQSEMATLARETSTSLTAYFGMADGAVPKDPLIAGIGAGYGKTAAQVGLRWLIQQGFVALSKTANPARVTENFDIFDFELTGSEMAAISGLARADGRIVSPAGLAPDWTA, from the coding sequence ATGCAATTTGTAAAGACCCATGGGGCTGTGATCCCGGCGCTTGGCTTTGGCGTGTTCCGCATGTCTGACCCCGAGGTGCAGGCCATCATCCCGGCTGCGATCGCGGCCGGATTTCGCCATTTCGACACGGCGCAGATCTATGAGAACGAGGCATCGCTGGGCCAGGCGCTGAAGACGTCGGGCCTGCCGCGCAGCGAGCTGTTTCTGACCACCAAGGTCTGTGTGGCGAATTACACAGCAGATCATTTTGCGGCTTCGGTCGATGAAAGTCTCGACAAGCTCGGAGTCGATCAGGTTGATCTTTTGCTGGCGCACTGGCCCGGCGATCAGGTGCCGGTTGCGCAACAGATCGACTGGTTGAACGAGGCCCTGGCAGCGGGCAAGACCCGCCATATCGGCGTCAGCAATTACAACCGCAGCCAGCTGCGCAGGGCAACCGAAGCCAGCGCAGCCCCCATCGTGACCAATCAGATCGAGATCCACCCCTGGCTCGATCAGTCAGAGATGGCCACTCTGGCGCGGGAAACCAGCACATCCCTGACCGCCTATTTTGGCATGGCCGACGGCGCGGTGCCAAAGGATCCGCTGATCGCCGGGATCGGCGCGGGGTATGGCAAGACCGCCGCCCAGGTCGGGCTGCGCTGGCTGATCCAGCAAGGCTTTGTCGCCCTGTCGAAAACCGCCAACCCCGCGCGTGTGACCGAGAATTTCGACATCTTTGACTTTGAGCTGACCGGGTCCGAGATGGCAGCGATCAGCGGCCTTGCCCGCGCCGATGGCCGCATCGTCTCGCCCGCAGGTCTGGCACCTGACTGGACCGCCTGA
- a CDS encoding MFS transporter, translating into MENRKLNWPLLALAVGAFAIGVTEFSPMGMLPVIARGVGVSIPSAGMLVSAYALGVMIGAPVMTLLFARFGKRTALMVLMAIFTLGNLMSALSPDYWTLLAARVVTSLNHGAFFGLGSVVAASLVPKEKQASAVATMFMGLTIANIGGVPVATWIGQVTGWREAFAGTAALGLLTIAALWLALPQGSAGARPEIARELRVLTRPPVLVALATTVLGASAMFVLYTYVAPVLATLAGASDGFVTLALVLIGLGFTFGNWLGGRMADWSLEGATATFLATLSLIMLVAPFALGTLPGAAITLFLWGAAAFAIVPPVQMRVMQAAADAPGLASSVNIGAFNLGNAIGAALGGAVIALDLGYSAVPVAGGLTAAAGLALVWLSRRNPAGMPCKA; encoded by the coding sequence ATGGAAAACCGCAAACTGAACTGGCCGTTGCTGGCCCTCGCCGTGGGGGCCTTTGCCATCGGCGTGACCGAATTCTCGCCGATGGGGATGCTGCCGGTGATCGCGCGGGGGGTCGGGGTCTCGATCCCTTCCGCCGGGATGCTGGTCAGCGCCTATGCCCTCGGGGTGATGATCGGGGCACCGGTCATGACGCTGCTTTTCGCGCGCTTTGGCAAACGCACGGCGCTGATGGTGCTGATGGCGATTTTCACGCTTGGCAATCTGATGTCGGCGCTGTCGCCTGATTACTGGACGCTGCTGGCCGCGCGCGTGGTGACCAGCCTGAACCATGGCGCCTTCTTCGGGCTGGGTTCGGTCGTGGCCGCAAGCCTCGTTCCGAAAGAGAAACAGGCCAGCGCGGTCGCGACCATGTTCATGGGTCTCACAATCGCCAATATCGGCGGCGTGCCGGTGGCAACATGGATCGGACAGGTGACCGGATGGCGCGAGGCCTTTGCCGGGACGGCGGCCCTTGGCCTTTTGACCATCGCCGCCCTGTGGCTGGCTTTGCCGCAGGGCAGCGCCGGCGCACGCCCCGAAATCGCGCGTGAACTGCGCGTCCTGACACGGCCGCCGGTGCTGGTGGCGCTGGCCACGACGGTGCTTGGGGCCAGCGCGATGTTCGTGCTTTACACCTATGTCGCGCCGGTGCTGGCGACCCTGGCAGGCGCGTCGGACGGGTTTGTGACGCTGGCGCTGGTGCTGATCGGGCTGGGCTTCACCTTCGGGAACTGGCTGGGCGGCCGAATGGCCGACTGGTCGCTGGAAGGAGCAACGGCGACATTCCTCGCGACGCTTTCGCTGATCATGCTGGTCGCGCCCTTTGCCCTTGGAACGCTTCCCGGTGCCGCGATCACACTGTTTCTCTGGGGGGCAGCCGCTTTTGCCATCGTGCCGCCGGTGCAGATGCGGGTGATGCAGGCCGCAGCGGATGCGCCGGGCCTTGCCTCTTCGGTGAATATCGGGGCCTTCAACCTCGGCAATGCAATCGGAGCGGCGCTTGGCGGCGCGGTGATCGCGCTGGATCTGGGCTATAGCGCAGTGCCGGTCGCGGGCGGGTTGACCGCGGCGGCGGGGCTGGCTCTGGTCTGGTTAAGCCGCCGGAACCCGGCAGGAATGCCCTGCAAGGCATAA
- a CDS encoding isocitrate/isopropylmalate dehydrogenase family protein — protein sequence MKETYDIAVVPGDGIGPEVAAASVEVLRAAFGNDCPLRFADHPAGAELYRRTGESFPETTFRACAGADAVLHGAAGIPGVVHPDGTEAGLDFTLRLRFELDLYANIRPIRLYPGIRSPLADVKPGDIDYIILRENSEGLYAARGAGAQLRGEMAVDTLVQTRKGVERIVRKAFELARASNGAPADGVKRVTCVDKANVLRSYAFFRAIFDEVAVEYPDIQTEHGLIDAMAMYLVTKPGHYNVIVTENMFGDILSDLAAATIGGMGLAPSAEVGEGQGLFQAAHGSAPDIAGKGVANPYGTVLSAASMLEWLAARHEDSRLSAAATRIRTAVSAAIADGLISRDLGGDSGSAAITEGLRARLT from the coding sequence ATGAAAGAGACCTATGATATTGCGGTCGTCCCCGGTGACGGCATCGGCCCCGAAGTGGCGGCCGCCAGCGTCGAGGTGCTGCGCGCGGCCTTCGGGAATGACTGCCCGCTGCGCTTTGCCGATCATCCGGCGGGGGCCGAGCTTTATCGCCGAACCGGCGAGAGCTTTCCGGAAACCACCTTCCGCGCCTGTGCGGGGGCGGACGCGGTCTTACATGGCGCGGCGGGAATTCCGGGCGTCGTCCATCCTGACGGGACCGAAGCCGGGCTGGATTTCACGCTGCGTCTCCGGTTCGAGCTGGATCTTTACGCCAATATCCGCCCGATCCGGCTTTATCCCGGCATCCGCTCGCCGCTGGCGGACGTGAAGCCCGGAGATATCGATTACATCATCCTGCGCGAGAACAGCGAAGGGCTTTACGCCGCCCGGGGCGCCGGCGCGCAGCTGCGCGGCGAGATGGCGGTGGATACCCTGGTTCAGACCCGCAAAGGGGTCGAACGCATCGTGCGCAAGGCGTTCGAGCTGGCACGGGCCTCGAACGGCGCGCCTGCAGATGGCGTGAAGCGTGTCACCTGTGTCGACAAGGCCAATGTGCTGCGCAGCTATGCGTTTTTCCGCGCGATCTTTGACGAGGTGGCGGTGGAGTATCCGGATATTCAGACCGAGCATGGTCTGATCGACGCGATGGCGATGTATCTGGTCACAAAGCCGGGCCATTACAATGTGATCGTGACCGAGAATATGTTCGGGGACATCTTGTCAGATCTCGCAGCCGCGACGATTGGCGGCATGGGGCTTGCCCCTTCGGCCGAGGTTGGCGAGGGGCAGGGGCTTTTCCAGGCGGCACATGGCTCGGCCCCGGATATTGCGGGCAAGGGGGTCGCGAACCCCTATGGCACCGTGCTTTCGGCGGCGTCGATGCTGGAATGGCTGGCGGCGCGGCATGAAGACAGCCGCCTCTCGGCGGCCGCAACCCGGATCCGTACTGCCGTCAGCGCGGCAATTGCCGATGGGCTGATCAGCCGTGATCTGGGCGGCGACAGCGGCAGTGCCGCCATCACCGAAGGGTTGCGCGCCCGCCTGACCTGA
- a CDS encoding glucose 1-dehydrogenase — translation MRLSGKIAVVTGGGSGFGEGIVRKFVAEGAKVVLMDRDQANAERVAESLGADCRPFIGDVASAEGMTGARDLALSVFGGLNVLVNNAGVGHLPTPLDELGEANFDRIANVNMRSIYHGARAMVPHFKAQKAGAILNVASTGGVSPRPNLTWYNASKGWVITATRAMAVELAPFGIRVNAINPVAGDTPLLSTFMGSDTPEIRAKFLASIPLGRFSTPEDMGNAAAFLCSEEASMITGVAMEVDGGRCI, via the coding sequence ATGCGACTGAGTGGTAAGATTGCTGTCGTCACCGGCGGCGGTTCGGGCTTTGGCGAAGGGATCGTGCGGAAATTCGTGGCCGAGGGCGCGAAAGTCGTGCTGATGGACCGCGATCAGGCCAATGCTGAACGGGTGGCGGAAAGCCTTGGCGCTGATTGCCGCCCCTTCATCGGCGATGTGGCAAGCGCCGAAGGCATGACGGGCGCACGCGATCTGGCGCTTTCGGTCTTTGGCGGGCTGAATGTGCTGGTCAACAATGCCGGCGTGGGCCATCTGCCAACCCCGCTTGATGAGCTGGGCGAGGCGAATTTCGACCGGATCGCCAATGTGAACATGCGCTCGATCTATCACGGTGCCCGGGCGATGGTGCCGCATTTCAAAGCGCAGAAAGCCGGTGCGATCCTGAATGTGGCCTCGACCGGCGGGGTCTCGCCGCGCCCCAATCTGACTTGGTACAATGCCTCCAAGGGCTGGGTGATCACTGCGACCCGCGCCATGGCGGTGGAGCTTGCCCCGTTCGGGATCCGCGTCAATGCGATCAACCCGGTGGCGGGCGATACGCCGCTTCTCTCCACCTTCATGGGGTCTGACACGCCCGAGATCCGCGCGAAATTCCTCGCTTCGATCCCGCTTGGCCGGTTCTCGACGCCCGAGGATATGGGCAATGCGGCCGCGTTCCTGTGTTCCGAAGAAGCTTCGATGATCACCGGCGTCGCGATGGAAGTCGATGGCGGGCGCTGTATTTGA
- a CDS encoding aldehyde dehydrogenase has product MTDWTSRARALYDGGFRPMFLDGQWVGAVSGEVMEARNPATGALLATVPKGGAADIDAAVRAARRAFEGPWSKFTPFERQALLLRIAERFEAEWEDLCLSDTLDMGMPIARTLGNSRRVLGMLRFYAGQAVAIHGQTIPNSFPGEILSQTVKEPIGVVGAIIPWNAPIAGSVWKIAPALATGCTVVLKPSEEASLTVLMIARLMAEAGLPEGVLNVVTGTGADAGAALAAHPDVDKIVFTGSTATGQAIARAATGTLKHVSLELGGKSPVIICRDADIDKAVPVAAMAVFANSGQICIAGSRLFVAREIHDDFVTRVADYAAKLRIGDGIAPETDIGPIISARQSQRIEGFLHTGLEEGAEAYTGGNRLELPGLEGGNFIAPTVFGGVTDEMTIAREEIFGPVISAMPFDTLDEVVQRANATPYGLAAGIFTTHLGTAHKLSRRIRAGSVWVNMYHAIDPAVPFGGMKMSGYGREGGLEHLSEYLETKAIWINTD; this is encoded by the coding sequence ATGACTGACTGGACCAGCCGCGCGCGCGCGCTTTACGATGGCGGCTTCCGCCCGATGTTCCTTGATGGCCAATGGGTCGGCGCCGTCTCGGGCGAGGTGATGGAAGCCCGCAATCCCGCCACCGGCGCCCTGCTCGCCACCGTCCCGAAAGGCGGCGCTGCCGATATCGACGCCGCCGTCCGGGCCGCACGCCGCGCTTTTGAGGGGCCGTGGTCGAAATTCACCCCCTTTGAACGCCAGGCGCTTCTGTTGCGTATTGCCGAGCGGTTCGAAGCGGAATGGGAAGATCTGTGCCTTTCGGACACGCTGGATATGGGGATGCCGATTGCCCGCACCCTGGGCAATTCACGGCGCGTCCTGGGAATGCTGCGGTTCTACGCAGGTCAGGCCGTGGCGATCCATGGTCAGACCATCCCGAATTCCTTTCCCGGCGAGATCCTGTCACAGACGGTGAAAGAGCCCATCGGCGTCGTCGGCGCGATCATCCCCTGGAATGCCCCGATTGCGGGATCGGTCTGGAAGATCGCACCGGCGCTGGCAACCGGCTGCACGGTGGTACTGAAACCGTCAGAGGAAGCCTCGCTGACCGTGCTGATGATCGCACGGCTGATGGCAGAGGCGGGCCTGCCTGAAGGCGTGTTGAATGTGGTGACAGGAACCGGAGCCGATGCCGGCGCGGCGCTGGCGGCACATCCCGATGTCGACAAGATCGTCTTTACCGGCTCGACCGCCACCGGTCAGGCCATTGCCCGCGCCGCCACCGGCACGCTGAAACATGTCTCACTGGAGCTGGGCGGCAAATCACCGGTCATCATCTGCCGCGACGCGGATATCGACAAGGCGGTCCCCGTGGCCGCGATGGCGGTCTTTGCCAATTCCGGCCAGATCTGCATCGCCGGATCGCGCCTGTTTGTCGCGCGCGAGATCCATGACGATTTCGTCACACGCGTCGCGGATTATGCCGCGAAGCTCAGGATCGGCGACGGGATCGCCCCGGAAACCGACATCGGCCCGATCATCTCGGCCCGGCAGAGCCAGCGGATCGAAGGGTTCCTTCACACCGGCCTGGAAGAGGGCGCCGAGGCCTATACCGGCGGCAACAGGCTTGAGCTTCCGGGGCTTGAGGGCGGCAATTTCATCGCGCCTACCGTCTTTGGTGGCGTCACCGATGAGATGACCATCGCCCGCGAAGAGATCTTCGGCCCGGTGATTTCCGCCATGCCCTTTGACACGCTGGACGAGGTGGTGCAGCGCGCCAATGCCACGCCCTACGGCCTCGCGGCGGGAATTTTCACGACGCATCTGGGCACCGCGCATAAACTTTCGCGGCGCATCCGTGCCGGATCGGTCTGGGTGAATATGTATCACGCCATCGACCCCGCCGTGCCGTTTGGCGGCATGAAAATGTCGGGCTATGGCCGCGAGGGCGGGCTGGAGCACCTGAGCGAATATCTTGAGACCAAGGCGATCTGGATCAATACCGACTAG